In the Chryseobacterium sp. MYb264 genome, one interval contains:
- a CDS encoding tail fiber domain-containing protein gives MVNTDYYVSYNGTANSTFTLPAAITGVGNFKGRLYTIKNNTSFTVTVNPAGAETINGNSTISLSANQSVQIINTGLTGAASTWEVLGYNSTSSTGAGCIPDYIFATINGIQSGVQSNTNINFNLVKAGTGIALTGGVFTLKAGKTYELEGHLLGVNFSSSTAGVISASWVDTATNTSLAGSTTAEFYPVTYTVTNNSEMPMSKAVITPSADINVAFRVSGSTGTADMRGNQSYAIIKQLNACGGGGGNTTIVNSDVTASNGLTASSNNVKLGGTLSEVTTITNAGNNLNIMGAGSVGIGTATPSAKLDVLGVLGVQFGSFPNASNMSAVGWNAIQPGIGENEYVNYRGTGTGGFRFFTLTSGTPVIGNSIAFLDANGAWTATSFNPTSDARLKRNIKNVEHGLDTILKLHPVSYEKKTNLASTEYNTKEIGFVAQEIRQVLPDIVKEADDSNKLLSVNYDSLIPVLTKAVQELNAKVDELNSKLQKLESENSQLKNQK, from the coding sequence ATGGTGAACACAGATTATTATGTATCTTATAACGGTACGGCTAATTCTACCTTCACACTTCCCGCGGCGATCACGGGAGTTGGTAATTTTAAAGGACGTTTATATACCATTAAAAATAATACTTCTTTTACCGTTACTGTAAATCCTGCAGGCGCTGAAACCATTAATGGAAACTCTACTATTAGTTTATCTGCTAATCAAAGTGTTCAGATCATCAATACCGGACTTACAGGAGCGGCTTCAACATGGGAAGTTTTAGGATATAACAGTACTTCTTCTACGGGAGCTGGTTGTATTCCTGATTATATTTTTGCGACTATTAATGGTATACAATCGGGAGTACAAAGCAATACCAATATTAACTTTAACTTAGTAAAAGCAGGTACAGGAATCGCTTTAACTGGTGGAGTTTTCACACTAAAAGCTGGTAAAACGTACGAATTAGAAGGACATTTATTAGGGGTAAATTTCAGTAGTTCTACCGCGGGAGTTATATCAGCTTCTTGGGTAGATACAGCGACCAATACCTCATTAGCAGGTTCTACAACAGCGGAATTTTATCCTGTAACCTACACCGTAACCAATAACAGTGAAATGCCGATGTCTAAGGCTGTGATTACTCCTTCAGCAGATATTAATGTTGCTTTTCGTGTATCAGGTTCTACGGGAACTGCTGATATGAGAGGTAATCAATCGTACGCGATTATCAAACAGCTTAACGCTTGCGGCGGCGGTGGCGGAAATACCACCATTGTTAATAGCGATGTTACAGCAAGCAATGGTTTAACAGCTTCAAGCAATAATGTAAAGCTAGGTGGAACGCTTTCTGAAGTTACAACTATCACCAATGCAGGAAATAATCTTAACATAATGGGAGCTGGATCTGTGGGTATAGGTACAGCTACACCTAGTGCTAAATTAGATGTTTTAGGAGTTTTGGGAGTACAATTCGGAAGTTTTCCTAACGCAAGTAATATGAGCGCCGTTGGTTGGAACGCTATACAACCAGGAATAGGTGAAAATGAATATGTAAATTATCGAGGTACAGGTACTGGTGGCTTTAGATTCTTCACTCTTACAAGCGGCACTCCCGTAATAGGTAATTCAATAGCATTTCTTGATGCTAACGGAGCATGGACTGCAACATCTTTCAACCCTACTTCTGATGCTCGTTTGAAAAGAAATATTAAAAATGTAGAACATGGTCTTGATACTATTTTGAAACTACACCCTGTAAGCTACGAGAAAAAAACAAATTTAGCATCTACAGAGTACAATACAAAAGAAATAGGTTTCGTGGCACAGGAAATTCGTCAGGTTCTTCCAGACATTGTGAAAGAAGCAGATGATTCAAATAAATTATTATCAGTGAATTATGATTCATTAATTCCTGTTTTAACAAAAGCTGTTCAGGAGCTTAATGCTAAAGTAGATGAATTGAATTCAAAATTACAAAAGCTTGAATCTGAAAATTCTCAATTGAAAAATCAGAAATAA
- a CDS encoding barstar family protein, with protein sequence MFAFSLDTAKDHEIITYIKDVKNLENNKRNIGFRKLQLIDVEDINKLVFEIEKATKIYNNQGSIHLLDKNKSIITQTFISNIKIIKSQHNNILLTGHVWHHPKGFHKSWQMFINDEIKQKNIWEKFHKDELQGWLVFALTFQKIQIDKENLVIQLDGNNFNNLDEFFCTLGEEVNGICGYFGRQLPALYDCLRGNFGVKSFEEITWLHHQRSKKMLKNNFNKILDIFKEFNIPVILK encoded by the coding sequence ATGTTTGCTTTTTCATTAGATACAGCCAAAGACCATGAAATTATAACTTACATTAAAGATGTTAAAAATCTTGAAAATAATAAGAGAAATATTGGTTTTAGAAAATTACAATTAATAGATGTTGAGGATATTAACAAATTGGTATTTGAAATTGAGAAAGCAACGAAAATTTATAATAATCAAGGATCTATTCACCTTCTTGATAAAAATAAATCAATTATTACTCAAACATTTATTAGTAATATTAAAATTATCAAATCTCAACATAACAATATTTTATTAACTGGGCATGTTTGGCATCACCCCAAAGGCTTTCATAAATCTTGGCAAATGTTTATTAATGATGAAATTAAACAAAAAAATATTTGGGAAAAATTTCATAAAGATGAATTACAAGGCTGGTTAGTTTTCGCATTAACTTTCCAAAAAATACAAATTGATAAAGAAAATCTCGTAATTCAGCTTGATGGAAATAATTTTAATAACCTTGATGAATTCTTTTGCACACTTGGAGAAGAAGTAAATGGAATTTGCGGATATTTTGGAAGACAATTGCCAGCTTTATACGATTGTTTACGCGGAAACTTTGGCGTAAAATCATTCGAAGAAATTACTTGGCTTCATCATCAAAGAAGTAAAAAAATGTTAAAAAATAATTTTAATAAAATTCTTGATATTTTCAAGGAATTTAATATTCCTGTAATTCTAAAATAA
- a CDS encoding response regulator transcription factor, which produces MLIADGLYVVRMGTAVLLETKLKFPCNIDFAENYSETKEKISANQYDLIILDTDIPGSIFKSMVKDLKKKQKNLKILIFSIYDENVGIQYIEEGVEGYLNKDASESEILKSIHALFDEGYYYPSKMMNKLLTSKENNTVEKLSKRELQIFKLLAEGHGNIEISNSLDLKTSTISTYKKKIFEKLQVKNVVDLVRIYDEMH; this is translated from the coding sequence ATACTCATTGCGGACGGTCTGTATGTAGTAAGAATGGGTACGGCAGTGTTGTTGGAAACGAAGCTGAAATTTCCTTGTAACATTGATTTTGCTGAAAATTATTCCGAGACAAAAGAGAAAATTTCTGCCAACCAATATGATCTTATTATTCTGGATACGGATATTCCCGGGAGTATTTTTAAATCGATGGTAAAAGATCTTAAGAAAAAACAGAAAAATCTTAAAATATTGATCTTTTCCATTTATGATGAAAATGTGGGGATTCAGTATATAGAAGAAGGTGTAGAAGGATATCTGAACAAAGATGCCTCAGAATCTGAAATTTTAAAAAGCATCCACGCGCTCTTTGATGAAGGCTATTATTATCCTTCTAAGATGATGAACAAACTGCTGACTTCCAAAGAAAATAACACAGTAGAAAAACTTTCCAAAAGAGAGCTCCAGATTTTTAAACTCCTTGCAGAAGGGCATGGGAATATTGAAATTTCAAACAGTCTGGATCTGAAAACATCTACAATTAGTACTTATAAAAAGAAAATATTCGAAAAATTGCAAGTGAAAAATGTAGTAGATCTGGTGAGGATTTATGATGAAATGCATTAA
- a CDS encoding NifU family protein produces the protein METNITHEDTVTRVMEALESIRPFLNKDGGDIELIDVKDNLVYVKLLGNCSGCSLNVSTLKLGVENTIKQHAPEIEKVISVE, from the coding sequence ATGGAAACAAACATAACACACGAAGATACAGTAACAAGAGTGATGGAAGCTCTGGAAAGCATCCGACCGTTTTTGAATAAAGATGGTGGAGATATTGAGCTTATTGATGTGAAAGATAACTTGGTTTATGTAAAACTTTTAGGAAACTGTTCTGGTTGCTCGCTGAATGTATCAACATTGAAATTAGGTGTTGAAAATACAATCAAACAACATGCGCCGGAAATAGAAAAAGTAATAAGCGTGGAATAA
- a CDS encoding Mrp/NBP35 family ATP-binding protein has translation MLTKEKVQNFLKEIEVDDLVSNFQVMGNDVYIDMTAHSPAMHEKKKLEAAMKQAFASEFGDEINLKLKIVSPEPSEIQQSQIKGKQIPGIQNIIAIASGKGGVGKSTVSANMAVTLAKMGFKVGLLDADIYGPSVPTMFDTEGEKPISVEVNGKSLMKPVENYGVKMLSIGYFSGANQAVVWRGPMASKALNQMIRDAAWGELDFLLIDLPPGTGDIHLSIIQEVPVTGAVIVSTPQHVALADVRKGIAMFQMESINIPVLGLVENMAYFTPEELPENKYYIFGNQGAQYLADDLGIPVLGEIPLIQSIREAGDVGRPAALQDGSKIADIYTETARKMVESLVERNKNLPPTEAVKISTMAGCSPKAK, from the coding sequence ATGTTGACGAAAGAAAAGGTACAAAATTTCCTTAAAGAGATAGAAGTTGATGACTTGGTAAGCAATTTTCAGGTTATGGGCAACGACGTATATATTGATATGACTGCACATTCACCTGCTATGCACGAGAAGAAAAAGCTTGAGGCAGCCATGAAGCAGGCTTTTGCAAGTGAATTTGGTGACGAGATTAATTTGAAATTAAAGATCGTTTCTCCGGAGCCTAGCGAAATTCAGCAAAGTCAGATCAAAGGAAAACAAATTCCTGGGATTCAAAATATTATTGCCATTGCTTCTGGAAAAGGAGGTGTTGGTAAGTCTACGGTTTCTGCAAACATGGCGGTAACGTTGGCAAAAATGGGTTTCAAAGTAGGTTTATTGGATGCAGATATTTACGGTCCTTCCGTTCCTACAATGTTCGATACAGAAGGTGAAAAGCCAATTTCTGTAGAGGTAAACGGTAAAAGTTTAATGAAACCTGTTGAAAATTATGGAGTAAAAATGCTTTCAATAGGATATTTCTCAGGTGCCAATCAGGCGGTTGTCTGGAGAGGTCCGATGGCTTCAAAGGCACTGAACCAAATGATCAGAGATGCAGCTTGGGGAGAATTAGATTTCTTATTGATCGACCTTCCTCCGGGAACAGGTGATATTCACTTATCAATTATTCAGGAAGTTCCTGTAACGGGAGCGGTGATCGTAAGCACACCTCAACACGTGGCTTTGGCAGACGTAAGAAAAGGGATCGCGATGTTCCAGATGGAAAGTATTAATATTCCGGTTCTTGGATTAGTGGAAAATATGGCGTATTTTACACCGGAAGAATTACCTGAGAATAAATATTATATCTTTGGGAACCAGGGAGCACAATATTTAGCAGATGATCTTGGAATTCCGGTATTGGGAGAGATTCCTTTGATCCAGAGCATCAGAGAAGCGGGAGATGTTGGTAGACCGGCCGCTTTGCAGGATGGTTCTAAAATCGCTGATATTTACACAGAAACTGCCCGTAAAATGGTGGAAAGCTTGGTAGAAAGAAATAAAAATCTTCCTCCGACTGAAGCAGTGAAAATTTCTACAATGGCGGGTTGCTCGCCAAAAGCAAAATAA
- a CDS encoding GH92 family glycosyl hydrolase yields MKKILMVLLGIIAHNLFSQNYSQYVNPFIGTGGHGHTFPGAIVPFGMVQLSPDTRIDGSWDGCSGYHYSDSVIYGFSHTHLNGTGVSDYGDIMLMPTMGNPSLDSKDYSSKFSHKNEKATAGFYSVKLDKSNIDVKLTTTKRVGYHEYTFNNAGNANIILDLNHRDKLLEGEVKIIDDKTIEVFRRSEAWATNQYIYARIEFSKPLKISKKLVNGKDEKNLLTGTKLALALSTTVKKGEKISIKVAISPTGYEGAGKNMLAEGKSDNFAEIQKQAVADWDKELSKIEVKSSDKDKLTIFYTALYHVFTQPNINMDVDGKYRGRDNKLYMAKGFDYYSVFSLWDTFRGAHPLMTLIDKKRTADFINTFIKQYEQGGKLPVWELASNETECMIGYHAVSVIADAMAKGITGFDYEKAFQASKNSAMLDIFGLNAYKQNNFIAIDDEHESVSKTVEYAYDDWCIAQMAKILGKKEDYQYFMKRSQNWKNLYNPKNGFMQPRKNGNWLEPFDPREVNNNYTEGNSWHYSYSVQQDIPGLIAAHGGKEKFEQFIDAIFAAPDKTTGREQVDITGLMGQYAQGNEPSHHIAYLYNYVGKPEKTDAKIKYILDNFYKNTPDGLIGNEDCGQMSAWYILSTMGIYSVTPGLPEWQTTKPYFDEVKIHLEDGTTKVITKNTGKEELRKLGFENAKSFKDFKYDELTATPVIAADRIFDINTKVTITPLNPNDKIYYMTMDEGDANVRKTFKQYKEPFTITKTTQVSAYAERSGEKSSVVTANFNKRPNHWAITVNAKATPQYAASGNLSLIDGINGDVNWRKGEWLGYQGQTFEAIIDMKSPQKITQLISTYLQDSKAWILLPKKVEYYASMNGKDYIILATVNNSLDPKDEKVQVKALSAEILPTEARYIKVKAYHFGKLPEWHQGAGGEAYIFTDEISVK; encoded by the coding sequence ATGAAAAAAATTCTAATGGTTCTTTTGGGAATTATTGCCCATAATTTATTTTCACAAAATTATTCGCAATATGTAAATCCTTTTATAGGAACTGGCGGGCATGGCCATACCTTTCCGGGCGCCATTGTTCCTTTCGGAATGGTACAGCTGTCTCCCGATACCAGAATAGACGGAAGCTGGGATGGCTGCAGCGGCTATCATTATTCGGATTCTGTGATCTACGGATTTTCGCACACGCACCTTAACGGAACAGGTGTTTCAGACTATGGAGACATTATGCTGATGCCGACGATGGGAAATCCAAGTTTGGACAGCAAAGATTATTCTTCCAAATTTTCGCATAAAAATGAAAAGGCAACGGCCGGATTTTACTCCGTTAAACTAGATAAAAGCAATATCGACGTAAAACTGACCACAACCAAAAGAGTCGGTTATCATGAATATACGTTCAATAATGCCGGAAACGCTAATATTATTTTAGACCTGAACCACAGAGATAAATTGCTGGAAGGTGAGGTTAAGATTATTGATGATAAAACCATTGAAGTTTTCAGAAGAAGTGAAGCCTGGGCGACCAATCAGTATATTTATGCGAGAATTGAGTTTTCAAAACCCTTAAAAATTTCAAAAAAACTGGTAAACGGTAAAGACGAAAAAAATCTTTTAACCGGAACAAAATTAGCGTTAGCACTTTCAACAACCGTTAAAAAAGGAGAAAAAATCAGCATAAAAGTGGCGATTTCCCCGACAGGCTACGAAGGAGCCGGAAAAAATATGCTGGCTGAAGGTAAGTCTGATAATTTTGCTGAAATTCAGAAACAGGCGGTTGCAGATTGGGACAAAGAATTATCGAAAATTGAAGTTAAATCTTCTGATAAAGATAAACTTACTATTTTCTATACCGCGCTCTATCATGTTTTCACTCAACCTAATATCAATATGGATGTCGACGGAAAATACAGAGGGCGCGACAATAAGCTCTATATGGCAAAAGGTTTCGACTATTACTCGGTTTTCTCACTTTGGGATACCTTCAGAGGAGCACATCCTTTGATGACTTTAATCGATAAAAAGAGAACAGCAGACTTCATCAATACTTTCATTAAACAATACGAACAGGGTGGTAAACTTCCTGTATGGGAGCTGGCCTCCAACGAAACGGAATGTATGATCGGTTATCACGCAGTTTCTGTGATTGCAGACGCGATGGCCAAAGGAATTACAGGTTTCGATTATGAAAAGGCATTTCAGGCTTCAAAAAATTCGGCCATGTTGGATATTTTTGGGTTGAATGCTTATAAACAGAATAATTTTATCGCTATTGATGATGAGCATGAAAGCGTTTCTAAAACCGTGGAATATGCTTACGACGACTGGTGTATTGCTCAGATGGCGAAAATTTTAGGCAAAAAAGAAGATTACCAATATTTCATGAAGCGTTCTCAAAACTGGAAAAATTTATACAATCCGAAGAACGGATTTATGCAGCCCAGAAAAAACGGAAACTGGCTTGAACCTTTTGATCCGAGAGAAGTAAACAACAATTATACAGAAGGAAATTCCTGGCATTACTCCTACTCTGTTCAGCAAGATATCCCGGGATTAATTGCAGCGCACGGCGGAAAAGAAAAATTCGAACAATTTATTGATGCCATTTTTGCTGCTCCGGATAAAACTACAGGAAGAGAACAGGTGGATATCACAGGTTTGATGGGACAATATGCCCAAGGAAACGAACCGAGTCACCATATCGCCTATCTTTACAATTATGTCGGCAAACCTGAAAAAACAGATGCTAAAATCAAGTATATCCTTGATAATTTCTATAAAAATACGCCAGACGGATTGATCGGAAATGAAGATTGCGGACAAATGAGTGCGTGGTATATTTTGAGCACCATGGGAATTTATTCCGTAACTCCAGGATTACCCGAATGGCAAACAACAAAGCCTTATTTTGATGAAGTGAAAATTCATCTGGAAGACGGAACAACGAAAGTTATTACGAAAAACACAGGTAAAGAAGAGCTTAGAAAATTAGGTTTTGAAAACGCAAAATCGTTCAAAGATTTTAAATATGATGAATTAACGGCAACGCCTGTAATTGCAGCAGACAGAATTTTTGACATCAACACGAAAGTTACCATCACTCCACTCAATCCGAATGATAAAATTTATTATATGACGATGGATGAAGGCGATGCGAATGTGAGAAAAACATTCAAACAATATAAAGAGCCTTTCACCATTACAAAAACAACTCAGGTTTCGGCTTATGCGGAAAGAAGTGGTGAAAAAAGCTCGGTTGTAACGGCAAACTTCAATAAAAGACCAAACCATTGGGCAATTACCGTAAATGCAAAAGCAACTCCACAGTACGCAGCTAGCGGAAATTTATCTTTAATTGACGGAATAAATGGTGATGTAAACTGGAGAAAAGGCGAATGGCTGGGTTATCAGGGGCAGACTTTTGAAGCGATTATTGATATGAAATCCCCTCAGAAAATCACTCAGCTTATTTCTACATACCTTCAGGACAGTAAGGCTTGGATTTTATTACCTAAAAAAGTGGAATATTACGCTTCAATGAATGGTAAAGATTATATTATTCTGGCAACAGTAAATAACTCACTAGATCCAAAAGATGAAAAGGTTCAGGTGAAAGCGCTTTCTGCTGAAATTTTACCAACCGAAGCGAGATATATTAAAGTAAAAGCCTATCATTTCGGTAAACTTCCGGAGTGGCATCAGGGAGCTGGTGGCGAAGCATATATTTTTACAGACGAAATTTCCGTGAAGTAA
- a CDS encoding alkyl hydroperoxide reductase has protein sequence MKKILILLLGIFYMTFNSQVISMNFPQFAGKNYDFILFRGIEMVKMQGTVPADGIFTLQIPKEYEPYTGMCRWLITGTIEGGGLDMLIPGHDFSVFCDEKIPSENTIIYKNNTEIESLNDLFKAQKRIFAKYDAMLQATEAFSERDPVFSFLKKEYEKQVNDNRSFQKKLNERSDYAAKFLRIVNLSRGIGTEFIANEEQKAKNISDYIKTDLDWSALYTSGHWAGIISSWADIHTLVLNDPQQWAADVEIIGQRISDPALCKDFTDNVSTVVNRTEKKEFINMLIPVIEKLRKGKAL, from the coding sequence ATGAAAAAAATATTGATATTACTGTTGGGTATTTTCTACATGACCTTTAACAGTCAGGTCATCAGCATGAATTTTCCGCAATTTGCAGGTAAAAATTATGATTTTATTCTTTTTAGAGGAATAGAGATGGTTAAAATGCAGGGAACAGTACCCGCTGACGGGATTTTTACCCTTCAGATTCCCAAAGAATATGAGCCCTATACCGGAATGTGCCGATGGCTGATCACCGGAACTATCGAAGGAGGTGGCTTAGACATGCTGATTCCGGGACACGATTTTTCGGTGTTCTGCGATGAAAAAATACCTTCAGAGAATACTATTATCTACAAAAATAATACAGAAATTGAGTCGCTGAATGACCTGTTCAAAGCGCAGAAACGTATTTTTGCAAAATATGATGCGATGCTTCAGGCCACGGAAGCCTTTTCGGAAAGAGATCCCGTTTTTTCATTTCTTAAAAAGGAGTATGAAAAACAGGTGAATGATAATCGCTCTTTTCAGAAAAAATTAAATGAAAGATCAGATTATGCTGCTAAATTTCTTAGGATTGTAAACCTTTCACGCGGAATAGGAACTGAGTTTATTGCAAACGAAGAACAAAAAGCAAAAAATATTTCAGACTATATCAAGACTGATCTGGACTGGAGTGCATTATATACCTCCGGACATTGGGCCGGAATAATTTCTTCGTGGGCAGACATTCATACATTAGTGCTTAATGACCCTCAGCAATGGGCTGCTGATGTTGAAATTATAGGGCAAAGGATTTCAGATCCTGCACTGTGTAAAGATTTTACAGATAATGTAAGCACGGTGGTCAATAGGACTGAGAAGAAGGAATTTATCAATATGTTGATTCCTGTAATAGAGAAATTAAGGAAAGGAAAAGCCCTGTAA